From one Lycium barbarum isolate Lr01 chromosome 6, ASM1917538v2, whole genome shotgun sequence genomic stretch:
- the LOC132644424 gene encoding uncharacterized protein LOC132644424 produces MPPKKATAAQKGKSVAAGETSRAQKVTRTLAQIMQDTAPRPTDSTTSSSSEESGAAAAATMDQGAASPVAPEVPVPEPPAPQRGAEDRAMRDAVQLLTRLVAGQVHRHGLGDGRADRRDSSRAREFLTCNPPEFFGTKPEEDPEEFIRKMRRTLHLINASATESVTLASYRLYDVI; encoded by the exons atgcctccgaagaaagcgacagctgcccagaagggcaagtcagtagcagccggagagactagtcgggctcAGAAAGtcactcggacccttgctcaaaTTATGCAAGATACTGCGCCCCGGCCAACCGACTCTACTACATCATCATCATcggaggagtctggagcagcagccgctgccactatggatcagggggcggcttcaccagtagctccagaggttccagtacctgagcctccagctccacagcgaggggctgaggatcgggctatgagagatgcggtccagttgttgaccagactggtagcagggcaggttcatagGCACGGACTTGGGGATGGTCGTGCAGACagacgtgacagttcgagagctcgtgagttcctgacctgtaatcctccagagttcttcgggacaaagcccgaggaggatcctgaggagtttatcaggaagatgcggcgcactttgcatttgattaatgcttccgcgacagagtcagtcacgttggcttcgtaccggttgtatgatgta ATTTAG